One window of the Brevundimonas goettingensis genome contains the following:
- a CDS encoding exodeoxyribonuclease III: MRIATYNINGVNRRLENLLSWLEVVRPDVVCLQELKAETSAFPIEAIEAVGYGAVWQGQRSWNGVAILARGATPVLTRRALPSDRYDEQARYIEAAVNGILFASLYAPNGNPRPGPKFDYKLAWMKRLIDHAGGLVAAGVPVVLAGDYNIVPTDDDIYPGHREADNALLQPESRVTFERLLSQGWGDSLRAVYPQGPLWTFWGYLRHRWRDDKGMRLDHLLLSPSLQPRLAAAGVSREARAAEGASDHAPVWIELAPVRKAPAATSGPSRSRSTARSRGRKRPMTERARR; encoded by the coding sequence TTGCGGATCGCGACCTACAACATCAACGGCGTCAATCGTCGCCTGGAGAACCTGCTCTCCTGGCTCGAGGTCGTAAGGCCGGACGTCGTTTGCCTGCAGGAGCTGAAAGCGGAGACCTCGGCCTTTCCGATCGAGGCCATCGAAGCGGTCGGATATGGCGCAGTCTGGCAAGGCCAGAGGAGTTGGAACGGCGTCGCCATCCTTGCCCGCGGGGCCACGCCGGTATTGACCCGGCGCGCGTTACCGAGCGACCGATATGATGAGCAGGCCCGCTACATCGAGGCGGCGGTCAACGGGATCCTGTTCGCGAGCCTCTATGCGCCCAACGGCAATCCCAGGCCGGGCCCGAAGTTCGACTACAAGCTCGCCTGGATGAAGCGTCTGATCGACCATGCCGGCGGACTGGTCGCGGCGGGCGTTCCCGTTGTTCTGGCGGGCGATTACAACATCGTTCCCACGGACGACGACATCTACCCGGGGCATCGCGAGGCCGACAATGCGCTGCTGCAGCCTGAAAGCCGGGTCACGTTCGAGCGGTTGCTGTCCCAGGGATGGGGAGACAGCCTGCGCGCCGTCTACCCGCAGGGACCGCTGTGGACATTCTGGGGCTATCTTCGACACCGTTGGCGTGATGACAAGGGCATGCGTCTGGATCACCTGCTTCTCAGCCCCTCGCTGCAGCCTCGGCTGGCAGCGGCGGGCGTCAGCCGGGAAGCCCGGGCGGCGGAGGGTGCGAGCGATCACGCCCCGGTCTGGATCGAGCTGGCGCCCGTACGGAAGGCGCCAGCGGCCACAAGCGGTCCGTCACGATCCCGCAGCACTGCACGGTCCCGCGGCCGGAAACGCCCGATGACGGAGCGCGCACGGCGCTAA
- a CDS encoding DUF5961 family protein, which yields MTQAEPAARRFHVHARHTEGHNARVVEEVSFEAAAVAYVEDFSPPVTTEDDLSVIVRDVESGHEHCFRIDLETGDAAPCG from the coding sequence ATGACCCAGGCCGAGCCCGCCGCCCGTCGATTTCATGTCCATGCGCGCCATACCGAAGGCCACAACGCGAGGGTCGTCGAAGAGGTGTCGTTCGAGGCCGCAGCGGTCGCCTATGTCGAGGACTTCAGTCCGCCCGTTACGACCGAAGACGATCTCAGCGTGATCGTGCGCGACGTTGAAAGCGGCCACGAGCACTGTTTCCGCATTGATCTCGAAACCGGCGATGCTGCGCCTTGCGGCTGA
- the ku gene encoding non-homologous end joining protein Ku: MAPRPSWQGHLKLSLVTCPVSLYTATNAGGDVHFNLINPKTNNRIKMITTDPDTGPIERSELVKGYEVSKGEYILLTDEEIKSVKLESTKTIEIERFVPGDEIDRLYWDNPYYLAPDGKMAQEAFGVIRTAMEKSGQIALARVVISTRERILALEPRDKGILAYTIRTDAEVRKPDEIFSGISDAKPDAAMISIAEKIIEQQEGPFDPSQFVDRYEEALKALIEDKKKGHKPAKVDEPEDTNVIDLMSALRASLGGKAKAPAKSTAKKAAKPAAKAKARKAG; the protein is encoded by the coding sequence ATGGCGCCCCGTCCCAGCTGGCAAGGTCACCTGAAGCTTTCGCTCGTGACCTGCCCCGTCTCGCTCTATACGGCGACCAATGCCGGCGGAGACGTGCATTTCAACCTGATCAATCCGAAGACCAACAACCGGATCAAGATGATCACCACCGACCCTGATACGGGGCCGATCGAACGCTCGGAACTGGTGAAGGGCTATGAGGTCTCCAAGGGCGAATACATCCTTCTGACCGACGAGGAGATCAAATCGGTCAAGCTGGAGAGCACCAAGACGATCGAGATCGAACGTTTCGTTCCGGGCGACGAGATCGACCGGCTCTACTGGGACAATCCCTATTACCTCGCTCCGGATGGCAAGATGGCGCAGGAGGCCTTCGGCGTGATCCGGACCGCCATGGAGAAGTCGGGGCAGATCGCGCTGGCGCGCGTCGTCATCTCGACCCGCGAGCGGATCCTGGCGCTCGAGCCGCGCGACAAGGGCATTCTCGCCTACACGATCCGCACCGACGCCGAGGTTCGCAAGCCCGACGAGATTTTCTCCGGCATCAGCGACGCCAAGCCCGACGCGGCGATGATCTCGATCGCCGAGAAGATCATCGAGCAACAGGAAGGGCCGTTCGATCCCAGCCAGTTCGTCGATCGCTACGAAGAGGCGCTCAAGGCTTTGATCGAGGACAAGAAGAAAGGTCACAAGCCCGCGAAGGTCGACGAACCCGAGGACACCAACGTCATCGATCTGATGTCAGCCTTGCGCGCAAGCCTCGGCGGCAAGGCGAAGGCCCCGGCAAAGTCCACGGCGAAAAAAGCCGCAAAGCCGGCCGCCAAGGCGAAGGCCCGCAAGGCGGGCTAA
- a CDS encoding cell envelope biogenesis protein TolA codes for MSKPPKRRLKVFQAPFGFYDTVVAAPSRAAALRAWGTHQDLFASGQAAEISDPETVAIAVRHPEVVLKRAVGSKDAFAVEATSLPDVPAPQPKAARAKPERAPVKAVKPAKPVDRRALDAAEALVRKVDQDRKAEEARFREREAALEAQRTAAQEAYVVERKAATAALVKAREAFRRAGGSD; via the coding sequence GTGAGCAAGCCGCCCAAACGTCGTCTCAAGGTTTTCCAGGCGCCCTTCGGTTTTTATGACACGGTCGTCGCCGCGCCCAGCCGGGCGGCGGCGCTGCGTGCGTGGGGCACCCATCAGGACCTGTTCGCTTCAGGACAGGCGGCGGAGATCAGCGATCCTGAAACCGTCGCGATAGCCGTCAGACATCCTGAGGTCGTCCTCAAGCGGGCGGTCGGATCGAAGGACGCGTTCGCCGTGGAGGCGACAAGCCTGCCTGACGTTCCCGCGCCGCAACCCAAGGCCGCCCGCGCGAAACCCGAACGTGCACCGGTCAAGGCGGTCAAGCCCGCAAAGCCCGTCGACCGTCGTGCGCTCGACGCGGCGGAGGCCCTTGTCCGGAAGGTGGATCAGGACCGAAAGGCGGAGGAGGCGCGCTTTCGAGAGCGTGAGGCGGCGCTGGAAGCGCAACGGACAGCGGCACAGGAGGCCTATGTCGTCGAGCGCAAGGCGGCTACCGCGGCTCTCGTCAAGGCGAGAGAGGCCTTTCGCCGCGCGGGCGGCTCGGATTAG
- a CDS encoding Clp protease/crotonase-like domain-containing protein: MVVELSTLGGDPEVARMMGEDIRFHSELSAERRFVFLGKAAIYSAGATFMSFFARGNRYLTRGTRLMIHERKLCKTLEINGPLTTCIASVKATLHEIEHSIAIQNEGFENLIAGSSVTMDEVLRRAPENWYLEAQEAKTLGLIEGVI, translated from the coding sequence GTGGTCGTCGAACTGTCGACCTTGGGCGGCGACCCCGAGGTGGCGCGAATGATGGGCGAGGACATCCGCTTTCACAGCGAACTGTCCGCCGAGCGCCGCTTCGTCTTCCTGGGCAAGGCGGCGATCTATTCCGCCGGCGCCACTTTCATGAGCTTCTTTGCACGCGGAAACCGGTATCTGACGCGGGGGACGCGCCTGATGATCCACGAACGCAAGCTCTGCAAAACACTGGAGATCAATGGCCCGCTGACGACCTGCATCGCCTCGGTGAAGGCCACCCTTCATGAGATTGAACATTCGATCGCGATCCAGAACGAGGGGTTCGAAAACCTCATCGCCGGGTCGTCCGTGACCATGGATGAAGTGCTCAGGAGGGCGCCTGAAAACTGGTACCTGGAAGCCCAGGAAGCGAAGACGCTCGGCCTGATCGAGGGGGTGATCTGA
- a CDS encoding MarC family protein — protein sequence MHLEAGILSALVTFIVTIGPVETAVIFAGLTSGVHRADRRKLAARAVLIAGGMLGLFAIGGGLVLSWLHISLPAFRVAGGVLLFLQALSLTFSNPGMSSIDEGERREAKAPGDIAVFPLAFPLIAGPGSLAAAVLVMGRTTTWMDAAAVLAVLSITLAATYGAMRLAERLVGWLGRTGADVVGRVSGVLLAGLAVQFIFDGLRQAALFSNS from the coding sequence ATGCATCTGGAGGCGGGCATTCTGTCGGCCCTGGTGACGTTTATCGTGACGATCGGGCCGGTTGAGACCGCAGTCATTTTTGCCGGATTGACGTCAGGCGTTCATCGCGCCGATCGAAGAAAGCTCGCGGCTCGGGCGGTCCTGATCGCGGGAGGCATGCTGGGTTTGTTCGCGATCGGCGGCGGTCTTGTCCTGTCGTGGCTGCACATCTCTCTTCCTGCCTTTCGCGTTGCGGGCGGGGTGCTGCTTTTTCTGCAGGCCTTGAGTCTGACATTTTCAAATCCCGGCATGTCCTCGATCGACGAAGGAGAGCGCCGCGAGGCGAAGGCCCCGGGCGACATCGCCGTGTTTCCCCTCGCGTTTCCCTTGATCGCAGGGCCGGGCAGCCTGGCTGCGGCAGTTCTGGTTATGGGACGCACGACGACCTGGATGGACGCCGCGGCGGTGCTGGCGGTTCTTTCGATAACCCTCGCCGCCACCTATGGGGCCATGCGTCTCGCAGAGCGTCTGGTCGGTTGGCTGGGCCGCACCGGCGCCGATGTCGTCGGTCGCGTCTCGGGCGTCCTGCTCGCCGGTCTGGCGGTCCAGTTCATCTTCGACGGGCTTCGCCAGGCGGCGCTGTTCTCCAACTCGTGA
- a CDS encoding Hsp20 family protein, producing the protein MRTIDFSPLYRSAVGFDRMASLLETAARATDMNGWPPYNIEHTGENTYRVEIAVAGFTTDDLAIEMNEGQLIVKGDRNVGADTDQKTYLHRGLAQRAFDLRFQLADHVLVTNAVLENGLLSVNLERQLPEALKPRRIEISTGQTSRLEDQRAAA; encoded by the coding sequence ATGCGTACTATCGACTTCAGCCCGCTCTACCGCTCCGCGGTGGGCTTCGACCGTATGGCGAGCCTGCTCGAGACCGCTGCGCGCGCGACCGACATGAATGGCTGGCCGCCCTACAATATCGAGCACACGGGCGAGAACACGTATCGCGTGGAGATCGCCGTCGCGGGCTTCACCACCGATGACCTCGCCATCGAAATGAACGAAGGCCAACTGATCGTGAAGGGCGACAGGAATGTCGGCGCGGACACTGATCAGAAGACCTACCTTCATCGCGGTCTCGCCCAGCGCGCCTTCGATCTGCGTTTCCAGCTCGCGGACCATGTCTTGGTCACGAACGCCGTCCTGGAAAACGGCCTCCTCTCCGTCAATCTGGAGCGTCAGTTGCCCGAGGCCCTCAAACCGCGCCGGATCGAGATCAGCACAGGTCAGACTTCCAGGCTCGAAGATCAGCGCGCCGCCGCCTGA
- a CDS encoding ParB/RepB/Spo0J family partition protein: MTAQSIEATATAAVSAASGRSTEPVHGAEIIVPLNRLKASPRNARKVPHSVATIEAFAASINAKGVLQPPVVEIETKEDGTPTGNYLVTIGEGRRQGLRLLAKRKIIKKTHPVRVIVDTENDAHEISLDENITREAMHPADQFEAFNRLAVEMGYGPEEIGARFGVSAYVVRQRLRLASVAPELIATYRAGGLTMDQLMGFAVSEDHERQRQVFERISQNTPGYAVRRYMTEAKVELDDRRARFVGVEAYEAAGGVVLRDLFTEDGAGWLEDISLLDRLVQDKLDGLAEDAREREGWKWASAHFDFPYGETYSRVYAQAVERSEEACAAIAGLSAEYDQLVVEMEDAEAPSAERDARLEEIDAALQAFGPDFAYSAEDLSRSGVIVTLGYDGLARFERGLVRPEDVLKAPREASEEAWEEAGDANGEGEAVSGDEGRGTEAEADEGLAPLSERLVIDLTAHRTAGLQDALAQDAPLTLAVVVHAMALQTFYPGYDQTSPMSLRLGFIGLERLAPGVSEGPAGRRIGERGEAWRARLPAKAADLWSGLLDLPGSDLLDLMAHCASLAVNAVRDPHDRRVGAWAQAEVLATASGLDMTTTWTATASSYFSRVAKARMLEAVTEAVGKPEADRIAGFKKADMADASELLVAGTGWLPPVLRTAKAQAPDDPTVTVSDTVPQTDDGYAFAAE, from the coding sequence ATGACTGCTCAATCGATCGAAGCGACCGCGACAGCCGCCGTAAGCGCGGCGTCCGGCAGAAGCACCGAACCTGTGCACGGTGCGGAAATCATCGTGCCGCTGAACCGGTTGAAGGCCTCGCCGAGGAACGCCCGCAAGGTCCCCCATAGCGTGGCGACCATCGAGGCCTTCGCAGCTTCCATCAATGCCAAGGGGGTGTTGCAGCCACCCGTGGTCGAGATCGAGACCAAGGAGGATGGGACCCCGACCGGGAATTACCTCGTCACCATCGGCGAGGGGCGGCGGCAGGGCCTGAGGCTTCTGGCGAAGCGCAAGATCATCAAGAAGACCCACCCGGTGCGGGTGATCGTGGACACCGAAAACGACGCTCATGAAATCAGTCTTGATGAAAACATCACCCGCGAAGCCATGCATCCCGCCGACCAGTTCGAGGCCTTTAACCGGCTGGCCGTCGAGATGGGTTATGGACCGGAGGAGATCGGCGCGCGGTTCGGGGTCTCGGCTTATGTGGTGCGCCAGCGTCTGCGGCTGGCCTCGGTGGCGCCCGAGCTGATCGCGACCTACCGGGCGGGCGGCCTGACCATGGACCAGTTGATGGGCTTCGCCGTCAGCGAGGACCATGAGCGTCAGCGTCAGGTGTTCGAGCGGATCAGCCAGAACACGCCGGGCTACGCCGTCCGGCGCTACATGACCGAGGCCAAGGTGGAGCTCGACGACCGGCGCGCCCGATTCGTCGGGGTGGAGGCTTACGAGGCGGCGGGCGGGGTGGTGCTGCGCGACCTCTTTACCGAGGACGGCGCGGGCTGGCTGGAGGACATCAGTCTTCTGGACCGGCTGGTTCAGGACAAGCTGGACGGGCTTGCCGAGGATGCTCGCGAGCGGGAGGGATGGAAATGGGCCAGCGCCCATTTCGACTTTCCCTATGGCGAGACCTACAGCCGGGTCTATGCACAAGCGGTGGAGCGGTCGGAGGAGGCGTGCGCAGCCATCGCGGGCCTCTCGGCGGAGTACGACCAACTGGTCGTCGAGATGGAGGACGCCGAAGCGCCCTCGGCGGAGCGCGACGCGCGGCTGGAAGAGATCGATGCGGCCTTGCAGGCCTTCGGTCCGGACTTCGCCTATTCCGCCGAAGACCTCAGCCGTTCCGGAGTGATCGTCACTCTCGGCTATGACGGCCTCGCCCGTTTCGAACGGGGTCTGGTGCGGCCCGAGGACGTGCTGAAGGCGCCACGCGAGGCGTCGGAAGAGGCTTGGGAAGAGGCAGGCGACGCCAACGGCGAAGGCGAGGCGGTTTCCGGTGACGAGGGTCGCGGCACAGAGGCCGAGGCTGACGAAGGGTTGGCGCCCCTGTCGGAGCGGTTGGTCATCGACCTCACCGCGCACCGCACAGCGGGATTGCAGGACGCCCTGGCGCAGGATGCGCCCCTGACTCTCGCGGTCGTCGTCCACGCCATGGCGCTCCAGACCTTCTATCCCGGCTACGACCAGACGTCGCCGATGTCGCTTCGCCTCGGCTTTATCGGGTTGGAGCGGTTGGCGCCGGGGGTCAGCGAAGGCCCGGCGGGACGGCGAATCGGCGAACGGGGAGAGGCGTGGCGGGCCCGCTTGCCGGCCAAGGCGGCGGACCTCTGGTCCGGGCTTCTCGATCTGCCCGGTTCGGACCTGCTCGACCTGATGGCGCATTGCGCCTCGCTCGCCGTCAACGCCGTGCGCGATCCTCATGACCGTCGTGTCGGGGCGTGGGCTCAGGCCGAGGTGCTGGCGACGGCGTCCGGGCTGGACATGACGACGACCTGGACCGCCACCGCTTCCAGCTATTTCAGCCGCGTCGCCAAGGCGCGGATGCTGGAGGCGGTGACCGAGGCCGTCGGCAAACCGGAGGCCGACCGGATCGCCGGGTTCAAGAAGGCGGATATGGCCGACGCTTCCGAACTGCTGGTCGCTGGAACCGGGTGGTTGCCGCCGGTGCTGCGGACGGCAAAGGCGCAGGCGCCGGATGATCCCACCGTGACCGTCTCCGACACTGTCCCGCAAACGGATGACGGCTACGCCTTCGCCGCGGAATAA
- a CDS encoding DUF736 domain-containing protein: MATIGTFTQASDGSYAGSIKTLTLNVKAAQLRPNDKTDDKAPDYRIFSGQTEFGAAWKRTSKDDREYLSCKLDDPSFPAPIYASLVKTDDGHSLIWSR, from the coding sequence ATGGCCACCATCGGCACCTTCACCCAGGCCTCGGACGGCAGCTACGCAGGTTCGATCAAGACCCTGACCCTCAACGTCAAAGCGGCGCAACTGCGCCCCAACGACAAGACCGACGACAAGGCTCCGGACTACCGGATCTTCAGCGGCCAGACGGAGTTTGGCGCGGCCTGGAAGCGCACCTCCAAGGACGATCGCGAATACCTCTCGTGCAAGCTGGACGACCCCAGCTTCCCGGCTCCGATCTACGCCTCCCTGGTCAAGACCGATGATGGGCACAGCCTGATCTGGTCGCGCTGA
- a CDS encoding ArdC family protein translates to MSRAHKPARPQLRHPDPHQTVTDRIIADLETGVRPWTRPWDNGATGARPRRHDGQPYHGVNVLTLWAEAALRGYTRSVWMTFRQALALGGCVRKGEKGVPVVYANRLVSAGPDTDADPHPGPDSAPRSRGFSILKSYTVFNLDQIDGLADRYPATVSAIPDPALRVARADAFFAATGAVVAHGGGQAFYAPGADRIQMPAFESFRNVEGYYATLGHEMTHWTGHPSRLDRNFGAGRFGDEGYAREELVAELGAAFLCADLGLTLEPRPDHAAYLACWLKVLRADKRFIFTAAAHAERAVAWLHDRQPPAV, encoded by the coding sequence ATGTCCCGCGCCCACAAACCCGCTCGCCCGCAACTCCGCCATCCCGATCCCCACCAGACCGTGACGGACCGCATCATCGCAGACCTCGAGACCGGTGTGCGACCCTGGACACGCCCCTGGGATAACGGCGCAACAGGCGCCCGCCCCCGTCGTCACGACGGTCAGCCCTACCACGGCGTCAACGTCCTGACGCTGTGGGCCGAAGCCGCTCTGCGTGGTTACACCCGCTCGGTCTGGATGACTTTTCGCCAGGCCCTCGCACTCGGCGGCTGTGTCCGCAAAGGCGAGAAAGGCGTCCCTGTCGTCTATGCCAACCGGCTCGTAAGCGCCGGTCCCGACACGGACGCCGACCCGCATCCAGGTCCGGATAGCGCACCGCGGTCTCGTGGCTTCAGCATCCTCAAGAGCTATACAGTCTTCAATCTCGATCAGATCGACGGTCTGGCGGACCGCTACCCCGCGACCGTTTCCGCCATCCCGGATCCTGCCCTGCGGGTCGCGCGCGCGGACGCCTTCTTCGCCGCCACAGGCGCCGTTGTCGCCCATGGCGGCGGCCAGGCCTTCTATGCGCCCGGCGCCGACCGCATCCAGATGCCGGCATTCGAAAGCTTCCGGAACGTCGAGGGCTATTACGCCACCCTCGGGCACGAGATGACCCACTGGACCGGTCATCCGAGCCGCCTTGACCGGAACTTCGGCGCCGGACGCTTTGGAGACGAGGGCTACGCCCGCGAAGAGCTGGTCGCTGAACTGGGAGCCGCCTTCCTGTGCGCAGACCTTGGATTGACGCTGGAACCGCGTCCGGATCACGCGGCCTATCTGGCGTGCTGGCTGAAGGTCCTGCGCGCCGACAAACGGTTCATCTTCACCGCCGCCGCCCACGCCGAGCGCGCCGTCGCCTGGCTGCATGACAGACAGCCGCCGGCTGTCTGA
- a CDS encoding helix-turn-helix transcriptional regulator, giving the protein MFEPPTPLPPRYLRTPEAARQLGLSGRTLEKHRTYGTGPVYRKIGGRVVYALQDLEAWADRGAKASTSDPGVGVVLPARRPDASQSGRSGSRS; this is encoded by the coding sequence GTGTTCGAACCGCCAACCCCTTTGCCGCCCCGCTATCTCCGCACCCCGGAGGCCGCTCGCCAACTCGGTCTGTCGGGACGCACGCTCGAGAAGCACCGCACCTACGGGACCGGACCCGTCTATCGCAAGATCGGCGGACGGGTCGTCTACGCCCTCCAGGACCTCGAGGCCTGGGCCGACCGGGGCGCAAAGGCCTCCACCTCCGATCCCGGAGTCGGCGTCGTCCTGCCTGCCCGTCGCCCCGATGCGAGCCAGAGCGGCCGGTCCGGAAGCCGGTCATGA